In the genome of Planctomycetia bacterium, the window CGACTTCGGTGACCAAAAGACGGCCGACGTGTGGGCTCGAGTGCGCGAACGGATGCGCGACGGTGAGATGCCGCCCCCTAAACGTCCTCGACCCGACGATGCCGAAGCGCAAGCCGTGCTCACCTGGGTAGCCGAGCAAACGCGTTCCGGCGTCCGGCCGCCGGTTATGCGGCGATTGAATCGAATCGAGTACGAGAACACGCTCCGCGATCTGTTCGACCTCCCCGGCCTCGAGGTCAAAGAATTGTTACCGCCCGACGGCGACGCCGAAGGCTTCGATACCGTGGCCGAGGCGCTCGATATTTCTTACGTGCAAATGGCCCGCTATCTCGAAACGGCCGACGTCGCGCTCGATCTGGCCATCGCACTCGGTTTGCAGCCGACGAAGCCCGAACCGACTAAGCAGCTTCTCTGGCCGCAAGATTCCGGCGACTGGGATGTCAGGGTTCACGATGGCGCCGTCCTTCCGCTGGGGCCGAATGGTCCCGATCCGATCTGGAATCCGGAAACCGGTTTCATCGACAAGAGTATTCGTCTGCCGAAATATACTCGCCGGATCCGCGCTCTCGCGTCGTTCTTTCATGCCGACTCGGCGGGGCAGCTACGGTTCAACTCGCTCCGGATTCCAGTGCCGGGGATGTATCGCGTTCGGATCTCGACCTTCACGTTCGATTGGAACAAAGGGGAGTATCTACCGGCGCAAGCGTCGCAGCCCTTCTCTTTAACAACCGCCACGCGCACGTTCGGCTACTACGACGCGCCGCCGAACGAAGCGGCCGCGACCACGATCACAACCTGGCTCGAACCGGGCGAAGTCTTTCATTTCAATCCGATTGGTTTGCGACATGGAGCGGGGCTGCAACAAAAGGGATCGGCGCAGTGGAAAGGGCCGGGCGTGGCGGTCGAGTGGATCGAAGTGGAAGGACCGATCGCCGGTCCGTGGCCCCTCGTCGCGCGACAACGATTGTTCGGCAACCTCCCGTTGCAAGAGTGGCAAGCGGAGTCGAAGACGACCCGTCCGATGCGCAAACGAAATAGTCCGATCCTCTACTCGCCCGTCACTGCCAAGCCGATGGAGGATGCGAAGCGGCTACTGCATGATTTTCTGAGCCGCGCGTGCCGGCGACCGATGCCCACGACCGAGGTCGAGCGCTATCTACCGTTGGTCCGCGCGAAGCTCGACGACGGAGCGACGTTCGAGGAAGCCATGCGGTATGCCTATCAAGCGATCCTCTGCTCGCCCGATTTCTTACTCTTACGAATCGAAGCGACGAAGAACGGCTTGCCGGACGGCTTCGCGTTGGCTTCGCGGTTGTCGTACTTTCTATGGAAGTCGATGCCCGATGAGGAACTGACGAGGCTCGCCGCCAACGGTTCGTTGAACAAGCCGGACGTTCTCCGCGCTCAGACGGAGCGGTTGCTGAACGATCCTAAGTCGCAACGCTTCGTCGACGACTTTACGAACCAATGGCTCAAGCTCCGCGATATCAACGCGACCCAGCCCGATCGGACGCTCTATCCCGAACAGGCTTTGGAAGGAGATGTGGCGGCGTATCTGATCGATTCCATGGTGAACGAAACTCGGCAATTCTTCACCACCATGCTGCGAGAAGATCTCAGCGTGGCGAACATCGTCGACTCCGAGTTTGCAATGCTGAACGAGCCGTTGGCGAAACTCTATGCGATCGACGGCGTGCAAGGGGCGGAGTTGCGCAAGGTGCGGCTGGCCCCCGATAGCCATCGCGGCGGCATCCTCACTCAGGCCGGCGTGCTCAAGGTAACGGCCAACGGCACGACCACGTCGCCGGTGACGCGCGGAGCCTGGGTCACGACTCGGATCCTCGGTCGCCCGCTGCCGCCACCGCCACCCGATATCGCGGCGATCGATCCCGACGTGCGCGGCGCTACGACGGTTCGCGAACAGTTGGCGAAACACCGCGATGTCGAATCGTGCGCCGCCTGCCATGCCAAGATGGACCCGCCCGGGTTCGCGTTGGAGAGCTACGATGTCGTCGGAGCGTGGCGCGAGAACTATCGCGTACTCAAAGATAATCGTTTGGAACGAAAGGGCCCCGCCGTCGATCCCACGGGCGAAACGGCGGACGGACGAGCCTTCAAAGACCTGACTGAGTACAAACGAATTCTCTTGGCCGACCAGGATCAACTAGCCCGCAGCCTTGCGTCGAAACTACTTGTTTACGCGATCGGCCGCACTTTGAGCGGTGCCGATCGATTGGAAGTCGATGACCTCGTCAATCGCCTGCGAGACAAAAACCAAGGAGTCCGTTCGCTCCTGCACGAAGTCATCCAAACCCGCGCGTTTCGTGCCTCGCAGTGAGACCTGCGAATGAAACCTGCAAGTGTTCGTTCCGCGGTTAGCGCCGATTGCGACGCCGCTTGGAGCAAGACAACGAGCGCTAGCGAACCAGTCACCGCGTACTCACGGTTGCTTCGGCTCTTCCAGCCGTACGAGAAGGATCTGTTGGGTCTGGCCGTCGGCGAAGTGTACCAGCGCCGATCCGGTATCCTGAGTGAGGTTGCCGATCCCGGTCTCGACGATCGGGCGCGGCTTCCCTTTCACGCTCCAAGCGGCTCGCTGGCTCGCTTTATCGATCATCCCTTCCAGCGTTTGCGTTTCTTTCGTGGCGTCGTTGTTGAGCGTGCCGGAGATGATCCCTTCTTTGCTGACGGCCAACTGCATGAACAACGTCGGATCGCTCCCCGACTTCTGTCCGTCTTGCGTCACGGCGAACACACCGAGCGGTAGCCACTCCGAATCTTCCGGCTTCGTATTCGGCGCGCTCGCGGCGATGGCGTCGGCCTGCTGCGCGTACTCTTCAGCCGTCGCGACTTGTTGACCGCCGCTATAGACGGCATCGTCTTGATAGTAGACGTCGCTGCCGTAATCATACGAAGTCGCCGATCCTGCTCCGTAGCCGACCCAACCGGCGAGAGCGCCCCATGTGGCCCAGCGATAAGGACGATTGATCCGCCACGCAGCCCAGTTGGGATGGTCCGACCAGAAGTCGAGCCGCGGGTGATTCTCTTGGATTTGGTTCCGCACCTCGTCGCGGCGCTGCATTCGATCGTCTTGCCACTGTTGGCGATTCTCGACCCGGCTCGGGCGGTTGTCGGCGAAGTCTTGGCGTCTTTGTTGGCGATTGTCTTGTCCTGGGCGAGTGCCGGCGGCAGGGAGTTGACCGGCACCGGAACGATTCTCGACGCCGGGGCGATTCGCAATGCCTGGACGATCGGCTACGGCCGGACGCTGCGCGGCGGATGCCGCACCGCCCCCATCACGAAAGAAATCGGCCGCCGCTCCGCCGGCTCCCGGCCGAGCGGTGGCGCCGCCGATAGCGCCGGTCGAAGCCCGCGGCACATCGAGGAAGTTGTTCAATTGTCCGGCGTTCGGTCGGCCTCCTCCGGCGATGCCCGCTCCTGCGCCGC includes:
- a CDS encoding DUF1592 domain-containing protein, with product MALAADAKPADTDAFHQRIKPFLVKHCDECHGAKKAEGDLRLDTLSADFGDQKTADVWARVRERMRDGEMPPPKRPRPDDAEAQAVLTWVAEQTRSGVRPPVMRRLNRIEYENTLRDLFDLPGLEVKELLPPDGDAEGFDTVAEALDISYVQMARYLETADVALDLAIALGLQPTKPEPTKQLLWPQDSGDWDVRVHDGAVLPLGPNGPDPIWNPETGFIDKSIRLPKYTRRIRALASFFHADSAGQLRFNSLRIPVPGMYRVRISTFTFDWNKGEYLPAQASQPFSLTTATRTFGYYDAPPNEAAATTITTWLEPGEVFHFNPIGLRHGAGLQQKGSAQWKGPGVAVEWIEVEGPIAGPWPLVARQRLFGNLPLQEWQAESKTTRPMRKRNSPILYSPVTAKPMEDAKRLLHDFLSRACRRPMPTTEVERYLPLVRAKLDDGATFEEAMRYAYQAILCSPDFLLLRIEATKNGLPDGFALASRLSYFLWKSMPDEELTRLAANGSLNKPDVLRAQTERLLNDPKSQRFVDDFTNQWLKLRDINATQPDRTLYPEQALEGDVAAYLIDSMVNETRQFFTTMLREDLSVANIVDSEFAMLNEPLAKLYAIDGVQGAELRKVRLAPDSHRGGILTQAGVLKVTANGTTTSPVTRGAWVTTRILGRPLPPPPPDIAAIDPDVRGATTVREQLAKHRDVESCAACHAKMDPPGFALESYDVVGAWRENYRVLKDNRLERKGPAVDPTGETADGRAFKDLTEYKRILLADQDQLARSLASKLLVYAIGRTLSGADRLEVDDLVNRLRDKNQGVRSLLHEVIQTRAFRASQ